A portion of the Oncorhynchus gorbuscha isolate QuinsamMale2020 ecotype Even-year linkage group LG07, OgorEven_v1.0, whole genome shotgun sequence genome contains these proteins:
- the LOC124040478 gene encoding CD276 antigen-like, with protein sequence MGLTVSRHDVHVTCVFSEDCGLPCSFLPGSEEVIHWMKPEDKDLIIHSYYYSTDQLKQQSQRYRGRTALFNDQIPKGNASLLLRGITLQDQGRYKCYTSTIKGNKESFINIAVEAPVHLVDIQLSDDIIITCSSTWSTGQLTPPLTFHLTP encoded by the exons atgggcctcacagTATCTCGTCACG ACGTCCATGTAACCTGTGTGTTCTCAGAGGATTGTGGCCTACCCTGCAGCTTCCTGCCTGGCAGTGAGGAAGTCATCCACTGGATGAAACCAGAAGACAAGGACCTGATCATCCACTcctactactacagtacagatCAGCTCAAACAGCAGAGCCAGCGTTACAGAGGGAGAACAGCCCTGTTCAATGACCAGATCCCCAAAGGAAACGCTTCACTACTGCTGAGAGGGATcacactccaggaccagggcagATACAAGTGTTACACCAGCACTATTAAAGGCAACAAGGAGTCCTTCATTAACATAGCAGTAGAAG CTCCAGTCCACTTGGTGGACATACAGTTATCAGATGACATCATCATCACCTGCAGTTCTACCTGGTCAACTGGTCAACTGACCCCCCCTCTGACCTTTCATTTGACCCCATGA